TCACACCTGGTGGTACGGCTTTGCCGCGGATCACAATTATCAGACTCAGGGGCCGATTCCCGCGAACGGCGTGATCGAAAACTTCACCGAGCAGCGACTGCTGAGAACGATCGACGAAGTCATTGCCAACTTCAGCGTCGATACATCGCGCATCCACGCTCAGGGAAATTCGATGGGCGCTTCGGGAGCCCTTTCGCTGGGAATTCGCTACGGCAACGTGTTCTCCGGCGTCTATGGCAGCCTGCCGATGACGAACTACGCGGCGAGTCCCCTGTTTCAGGAAGACTTTCAAAAGCTGTGGGGAACTCAGCAAAACAACCTTCCCGTCGTCAGCCATGGTGCTCACGCCAGCGCGATCTGGCAATTCGACGGCACCGGCGTCTACAACTGGATGAACCACCAGGAACAGGTCGTCCGCCTGCGCGGGATCGACATGGCGTTTCTGACCTACGGCCAGGGAACCGCCGACACAACCATCGACTGGGCGACTCAGGGTGTGCCGTTCATCGCGGCCCTGTATGCCGGCAACATCGCATTCACCGCCGAAACACGTGCCGGCTGGGATCATACATGGATGGGTTTCTCCGGCATCAATCACGACATGTTCACCGGCGGATTCAGCCATGATCTGGGCGACTACGTCTTCCGGAACGACGTCAGCTATCCCGCACTGAGTCTCGCCAGTGACTCCGGCCCGGTACCGCCGGCCACCAACCAGACCGGCTTCTATAACCTGAGCGTCAACTGGGCGACGTCGTGGAACGCGTTCCATTCGCCGATCGTCGACATGCCGGAGCACTACGAAATCACACTGGCATCGAAGACGTCCGCTCAGACAGCCAACATCACGCCTCGCAATCTGCAGCAGTTGGTCGTGAATCCCGGCAGCACATTTCAGTGGCGGAACATCAATAACTCCACTGCCGCCGTTGTCGCCAGCGGCACCGTGACTGCCGATTCGCAGGGACTGCTGACGATTCCTCAGTTCCTGATCGGGACCGGAGTCGGCAATCGGCTGATTCTTGACTCCGACAACTCATCGACTTCGAAACCTCAGATCACCGCGCCGACCGGTGTGACAACCGACCCGACGCCGACGTTTTCGTGGACCGGCGTTTCCGGTGCATCTTCGTATCGTGTGTGGATTTCCAATCTCAGCACCGGAGCCAGCCCATTCAGCGAAGTGACCGTCAGCGGAACTTCGTACACGCCGACTGCCGATCTGCCGCTGGGACGATACACCGTCTGGGTTCAGGCCAATCTGTCTTCGGGCGGAACCAGCCCGTGGTCAGCGGGAGTCGCGTTTCAGGTCCGGCCGGCTCCTTCGATCCTGACAACAACCGTCGATTTTGAATCGCCGACACCACAGTTCACGTGGACGCCGGTCACGGGTGCGACTCGGTATGAAGTCTGGGTTAACAACCTGAGCACCGGACAGACTCCGCAGGTCAGCAACTCCGGCGTCAGCGGCACATCACTGACACTGCCTTCCCTGGGGATCGGTCGCTACCGCATCTGGGTGCGAGCATTCAACGCTCAGGACGACTACAGCACGTGGTCGCAACCGCATGACTTTCGCGTCGTGACCCGGCCCGTGCTGCAGACTCCGAATTCCGGCAGCTTCACTCAGCCCGCGTCGTTCAACTGGAACGCCGTCGCCGGCGCGACCAGCTATGGCGTGTACCTGCGGTATGTGGAAAACAATGCGACGATCTTCTATCAGCAGGGCGTGACATCGACATCGTTTGCCAATCCGGCAACGCTTGCCGCGGGAGACTACCGCTGGTGGGTGATCGCCAAAGCGGCGGACGGAACAGCGAGCTTCTGGAGTCCGGTCGAAGAATTTTCCGTCGCGGGCCGACCGGTACTGTTCGGACCGTCCGGATCAACCACGGACACGACGCCAACCTTCACCTGGGAAGCATTCGGCGGAGCAGTCCGCTACATCCTGCACGTCTCCAGCCTTGACGGAGCCGGCGTGGTGATTCGGGAAGACTTCCTGACCGCGACATCGTTCACGGCACCGACGCCCCTCGCGTCCGGAAGTTATCGCTGGTGGGTCCAGGCCGTCAGCGGCAGCGGTCAGTTCAGCTTCTGGAGCATCGCACAGGACTTCACCATCGCGTGAGAATGGTCCGTTCGGCGTGATTCGAAGATTGCCGAGCGCAATTCGTCAATCACTGGCTGACAACGCGACCGGTCTGCAGCGATCGGACCTCATCGCCTGCGACTACCGTTTCGGGGCATCTCTTCATCGCCCCTACATGCGTTATACCGCGAGCGGGGCAGAATGAGACATTCGGGCTCGCGGGAGTAAGAAGCGCGAAAAATATCGGCGTCCGCCGCGGCCAGTATAATTCCAGCATCTTTCCAAAAAGTCGCAGAAACCGGGTCCGCAATCGGGCGGCAATGCGATTCCCCGGGGGACCGACCTTCGGGTTTGGATGCGAATTCGAACGCCTGATTCTGCAAGTTTGTGCCCGCTTTTTAGTGGACGAGGTCTGCGATGTGCAGTTTTGAATCCGTCAGTCAGCAAACGACGTTTTCCTGTCCCGGTTACCGCCCGGAGGAATACTCCAGTCAGTTTTCCGTCCCGGAACTTCATCACGCGGCGGTTGTCGTGCGTCGGTTGATGCGGTCAAATTCCGTTCCTTCCAGCCGGCTTCGAGAACGTCTCGAACGCGCCGCGATGGTTCTGGACGCGGCGACTCCCGCGGCAGAAAGAGCGGCGGAGTCACATCGCAGCGAAGTGACCACCCGGATCGCGTCCCGGATTTTGATGAAGCTGGGGATTCGTCGCTGACGATGGCGGCGGATTCCTTCAAGATTGAGGGTTTCCGTGCCACCCGGATTGCTGGTCTCCGTTCGTTCGTCCGCCGAAGCCACTGCGGCTTTGCGGGGCGGAGCCGACATTATCGATGTCAAGGAACCAGCCCTCGGTTCGCTCGGCCGGGCACCAGGGACGACGATCAGCGATATCGTCGACGTCGTGCGAGCGTCAGATCCCACCATCCCCGTCAGCGCCGCTCTCGGAGAACTGCGTGAATGGTCCACGGCCAACGGCGAAGCGTCCGACGATCCGCCGGTCTTCGACGCCTCGCAGACAGACAGCCTGCGCGGGCTGTCGTACGTGAAAATGGGACTTTCCGGAACTGCGCCGCCAGCGCCGGAGAACGAACGGATCGAAGACTGGCGGATTGCCGTCCGGCGCGTTCGACAGTCCCTGCTGGCGACATTGCCTGACAATCATGCGGCGCTGAGTTCGAACGTCCCGGCCATTCCCGCCTGGGTCGCGGTCGCCTATGCCGATCATCAGCGAGCGGCGGCTCCTTCGATCTTCGACGTGCTGCAGGACGCTGTCGCCAATCGACATCCCGTGCTGCTGGTGGACACGTTCACCAAAGACGAAACGACGCTGCTGGACTGGCTGACCGTCGCGCAGCTTTCGTCGCTGAAGTCGGAGTGCCGAGCCGCGGGACTGCGTCTGGCTCTTGCCGGCAGACTTTCTCTGTCGCTGATCCGTGAACTGCGGAATGTCGCTCCCGACATCATCGCCGTTCGAGGCGCCGCGTGTTCGAACAGCGACCGCAACGCCGAAATTAGTGCCGACCGAGTCCGCGAAGTCAGGCACGCAATCGCCGCTGAACACTGGCCGACGTCCGTGCCTCAGCACACAGCGATCGGCAATTGAAGCGCAGCCGCGTGTCCCGATTCGGTCTGATGCAGGACATCGCTCGAAGTACGCTGCGGGCTTGTTGAGCTTCATTGCCGTCGGATTTGTCAGGTTCTGCCGGATCTCAACATCCACTTGCGCGACGGGATTGTCATCGTCAGGGCGCAGTTCGGCGGCGAGGGCAACGTTGAACGTCGCCGGGTGACTTCGGGGCGCGCGGTCCGGCCCTCACCCCGATTTTTCTGCTGGACGCAGAAAAATCTCCCTCTCCCGCTTTGCGGGCGAGGGGACGGTGGGTGGCGTTCGAGGCTAAAATACGCTTTACGGGCGAGGGGACGGTGGGTGGCGCTGCGGGGCGGAAGTCTGAGGCGTTGCGTCCGGCCGGATCGGCAGAGTTCGCTACCGGCGGCGCGCGGCGGCCATCTGGATTTCGCGAGCTTTCGCCATCGCGTCCTCCGCTTCCAGAATCTTTCCGCAGCGCTGCAGGATGACAGACAACTGCGTGAACGAAAACGCGTCGTCCGGAGCCAGTTCCGTGACCTTCGTGGCGTGAGTCACGGCTTCCTGCAGCCGTCCCAGTTTCTGCTGGTGAACTCCCAGAGCCATATGGGTCTGCACGTGATCGGGAGCCACTTCGAGAATCTTCTGCAGCGCGGTCACGCAGCCTTCCAGATCGCCGGCCTCCTTGAGTTTATTGGCGGCGTCGTACAGTTTGTCCGGGTTCGTTTCGTCTGCAGACATGATCTGCTCTCGATCTGGCTGAAGGGTTTCGCGAATGAGTTCGAGTACCCGGTGAATTCGAATCGGGCACCGGTCGGACGCTGTCAGCGGACGGTGCTGCTGTGAGCTGCCCGGCGCCGCATCAGTATTCAGTGGTTGCTTTGGCAGCCTCTGGTCCTGACCGTGAGGTATCTTAGGCACGTGGATTCAGGACTCAACGCGCGCCGGTGGCATTCCTGAGATTGTGCGGTATCGTGCGAAGGTTCCACGTGAAATCTCACACGCCGACAGCAACGATCTGCGATTGAATCCGCCACAGTTGAATCCGCGCGGCGATTCGGTCTTCCCGGTCACTGCCTTCGGCCGGAATTCCTTCCGCCGAATTTCGTCTTCTTCGAAACACGGTACCCTTCGACGATGTCACGTCCGGCCGTCTTCGGTCTCCCAACTTCAAGCGCATGTTACCGGTCGCGAAGGCCGGATTCCTCACCAGGCATTCCATGAAACAGTCGCTGTCCCGACAGGAAGTCGTTCTCGTGCTGCTTGCCGCGGCGCTGGGGCTGCTGCTGCGCTGCGTGGCGACCGATCGGATGGCCATCGAACATTTCGACGAAGGCGTGTACGCGTCCAGCGCATGGTACGACGACGCGACCGGTGAGCCTTATCCCGCTCGGCATCTCTACGCTCCGCCGCTGTTGCCGACCATGATCCGGCTGGCCGGCTGGCTGCCCGGCGGAAATTCCGTCGGACCGTTTCTGCCCGGACTGCTGCTGGGAACTCTGACCGTGCTGGTTGTGTGGTACACGGGTCGTTCGTTCTTCGGACTCTGCGGCGGGCTGGTGGCCGTGTTCCTGGCAGCGATGAGCGACTTTCATGTGCTGTATTCGCGGATGGCACTCACCGATGTTCCGGTACTTTGCTTCATCTGCCTGTCCGTCGTTTTGGGAGCCGGCGGGATTCAGCAGCGTTCGGTTCGCGTGATGGGACTTGCCGGACTGGCGTGCGGTCTGGCCTGGTGGACGAAGTATTCCGGCTGGCTGCCGCTGGCGATCGTCGGCAGCGGTTCGGTGCTTTGGTTTGTCGTAACCGGCCGTCGACAGATTTCGATCGTCACCTTGCTGAAGCTGCTGCTGACGATGGCGGCGGTGGCGGCACTGTGCTTCGCTCCGTGGCTGTGGTCGCTGCAGGATGAAGGAGGTTACGCGGCCGTTGCGCAAAACCACCGAGCGTACCTGAACACTGACGGTTTCAGCGGCTGGCGGCAGCGGCTGGCAAGTCACGTCACGTACCACTTCCTCACTGACAGTTGGTTGTCGGTCGTATCAATCGGCCTCGGCATCGTTGCCGCGGGAAGTCGCCGATGGATGCAGCTTCGCAGT
The sequence above is a segment of the Planctomycetaceae bacterium genome. Coding sequences within it:
- a CDS encoding (5-formylfuran-3-yl)methyl phosphate synthase, which produces MPPGLLVSVRSSAEATAALRGGADIIDVKEPALGSLGRAPGTTISDIVDVVRASDPTIPVSAALGELREWSTANGEASDDPPVFDASQTDSLRGLSYVKMGLSGTAPPAPENERIEDWRIAVRRVRQSLLATLPDNHAALSSNVPAIPAWVAVAYADHQRAAAPSIFDVLQDAVANRHPVLLVDTFTKDETTLLDWLTVAQLSSLKSECRAAGLRLALAGRLSLSLIRELRNVAPDIIAVRGAACSNSDRNAEISADRVREVRHAIAAEHWPTSVPQHTAIGN
- a CDS encoding alpha/beta hydrolase-fold protein, encoding MLDATGIHAFHRSGQTFITWNEAINVGGEHYNVYRYSSPITTANLSQAQKLTSKWGPLDDATSVNKLSGPNSPATFVINDLGTPLSGDQGLFVHTTAAGNGGSWYYAVTQITNGVEILTINPGSNATTSAVVESPAAPAPVLVSSVNNGSGRVYTQFMDYAHWNPTFQGYAYNYAVALPQGYNGNTAYPLKLTLHAYGGRYEAPPEAQFGWQAIQVFPDDPGGDAGTTHTWWYGFAADHNYQTQGPIPANGVIENFTEQRLLRTIDEVIANFSVDTSRIHAQGNSMGASGALSLGIRYGNVFSGVYGSLPMTNYAASPLFQEDFQKLWGTQQNNLPVVSHGAHASAIWQFDGTGVYNWMNHQEQVVRLRGIDMAFLTYGQGTADTTIDWATQGVPFIAALYAGNIAFTAETRAGWDHTWMGFSGINHDMFTGGFSHDLGDYVFRNDVSYPALSLASDSGPVPPATNQTGFYNLSVNWATSWNAFHSPIVDMPEHYEITLASKTSAQTANITPRNLQQLVVNPGSTFQWRNINNSTAAVVASGTVTADSQGLLTIPQFLIGTGVGNRLILDSDNSSTSKPQITAPTGVTTDPTPTFSWTGVSGASSYRVWISNLSTGASPFSEVTVSGTSYTPTADLPLGRYTVWVQANLSSGGTSPWSAGVAFQVRPAPSILTTTVDFESPTPQFTWTPVTGATRYEVWVNNLSTGQTPQVSNSGVSGTSLTLPSLGIGRYRIWVRAFNAQDDYSTWSQPHDFRVVTRPVLQTPNSGSFTQPASFNWNAVAGATSYGVYLRYVENNATIFYQQGVTSTSFANPATLAAGDYRWWVIAKAADGTASFWSPVEEFSVAGRPVLFGPSGSTTDTTPTFTWEAFGGAVRYILHVSSLDGAGVVIREDFLTATSFTAPTPLASGSYRWWVQAVSGSGQFSFWSIAQDFTIA